In a single window of the Halobaculum lipolyticum genome:
- a CDS encoding methyl-accepting chemotaxis protein, whose protein sequence is MASQQPEVERADTDLETNVDIDDQVADDASDLNADAADALSGLQAASEQVAGSTSEIAGLARVQSDDMHTVTDEMTNLSAAIEEVASSAEQVAAAAESAEEAAEEGEESAAEAMEAIRAVADAAESMTTGIERIGRRIDDIDEFVDVIDGIAEQTNLLALNANIEAARAGEDGDGFAVVADEVKALAEDSQREAEAIESTVDEIKGEMDEVVDEIEGSNERIERGVSKTETAMDHLGEISDTVSEASAGVSEVARATDEQAASAEEVSAMVEGAAEAAEEIAGEADEISEAVEEQTNEIGSVVASLTDER, encoded by the coding sequence GTGGCTTCCCAACAGCCCGAGGTCGAGCGCGCCGACACCGATCTCGAGACGAACGTAGACATCGACGACCAGGTAGCCGACGACGCCAGCGATCTGAACGCGGATGCGGCCGACGCTCTGTCCGGGCTGCAGGCCGCCTCGGAACAGGTGGCGGGATCGACCTCGGAGATCGCGGGACTCGCCCGCGTGCAGTCGGACGACATGCACACCGTGACCGACGAGATGACGAACCTCTCGGCGGCCATCGAGGAGGTGGCGTCGTCGGCCGAGCAGGTCGCCGCCGCCGCCGAGTCGGCCGAGGAAGCCGCCGAGGAGGGCGAGGAGTCCGCGGCCGAGGCGATGGAAGCGATCCGCGCGGTCGCGGACGCGGCCGAGTCGATGACCACGGGGATCGAGCGGATCGGCCGCCGCATCGACGACATCGACGAGTTCGTCGACGTGATCGACGGGATCGCAGAGCAGACGAACCTGCTGGCGCTCAACGCCAACATCGAGGCGGCCCGCGCCGGCGAGGACGGCGACGGGTTCGCCGTCGTCGCCGACGAGGTGAAGGCGCTCGCGGAGGACTCCCAGCGCGAGGCCGAGGCGATCGAGAGCACCGTCGACGAGATCAAAGGCGAGATGGACGAGGTCGTCGACGAGATCGAGGGGAGCAACGAGCGCATCGAGCGCGGCGTCTCCAAGACCGAGACCGCGATGGACCACCTCGGCGAGATCTCCGACACCGTCTCGGAGGCGAGCGCGGGGGTCAGCGAGGTCGCACGCGCGACCGACGAGCAGGCCGCCTCCGCCGAGGAGGTGTCCGCGATGGTCGAGGGCGCCGCGGAGGCCGCCGAGGAGATCGCCGGCGAGGCCGACGAGATCTCCGAGGCGGTCGAAGAACAGACCAACGAGATCGGCTCCGTCGTGGCGTCGCTGACCGACGAGCGATAG
- a CDS encoding DUF2070 family protein, whose product MTATQSNLAGLSRFIFRAPSWYTSVAFALLLAAVAGVGAFERPETTQVWRGVLFVGRDAWEGVFFIGIPTVVASLGTAWVDRLVGGKLTPNRSSLLALVCEVIIVAFLTVGALLAYLTPLGQPFVFDVLVVALASVFAIRLLVIMAVSQSSILVAAAPASLQTATAALLLFVYSGTLRVLEVGGPLLDTFLMPYLARPGEAPAELSAIGPDHFLVLGLTCVLYAGGVWTFLYVVDRPWRNTLGVSVLDFLRGFIGHIAEGSRELEDFFEQLGEEAVVPVTVLSFRTPDGAEKARWVLPMIHPGPMGEIGGGNLPVRVADATEGLAFPPHATAGHDFNLVTEREVDTVVEAADRAHERLTYSRDASRSVRATAGEASLLSQAFDDDALLVNTFAPGFADDVEYAVGLSAAAEARTSGLDDVLLADAHNSNNGLDGPDLGHVTPGSTRSFDMIRAAGDAGDRLAVAPRGDLSVGVAWERTDWTPEEGIGPLGIRAMVTSVDADPAGPGAAGDSGPQTTAYVLVDGNNMEPGLRDVLVERVVEGVGVDEAEVMTTDTHVVNTVDADNQVGAVVDHDELADVVAGVVADAADDTEPVESGMATEHAEVTVFGNDRTESLASHANAAVSMGGALAAAVVLASLAISVLLFLVTGA is encoded by the coding sequence ATGACTGCGACCCAGAGCAACCTCGCCGGGCTGTCGCGGTTCATCTTCCGCGCCCCGTCGTGGTACACGTCGGTCGCGTTCGCCCTCCTCCTCGCCGCCGTCGCGGGCGTCGGCGCCTTCGAGCGCCCGGAGACGACGCAGGTGTGGCGCGGCGTGCTGTTCGTCGGCCGCGACGCGTGGGAGGGCGTGTTCTTCATCGGCATCCCGACCGTCGTCGCGAGCCTCGGCACCGCGTGGGTCGACCGGCTCGTCGGCGGGAAGCTGACCCCGAACCGGTCGTCGCTGCTCGCGCTCGTCTGTGAGGTGATCATCGTCGCGTTCCTCACCGTCGGCGCGCTGCTGGCGTACCTCACGCCGCTCGGGCAGCCGTTCGTCTTCGACGTGCTCGTCGTCGCGCTCGCGTCGGTGTTCGCCATCCGGCTGCTCGTCATCATGGCGGTCTCGCAGTCGTCGATCCTCGTCGCCGCGGCGCCGGCCAGCCTCCAGACCGCGACCGCGGCGCTGCTGCTGTTCGTGTACAGCGGGACGCTCCGCGTGCTGGAGGTGGGCGGGCCGCTGCTCGACACCTTCCTCATGCCGTACCTCGCGCGCCCGGGCGAGGCGCCCGCGGAGCTGTCGGCGATCGGTCCCGACCACTTCCTCGTCCTCGGACTCACCTGCGTCCTGTACGCCGGCGGCGTGTGGACGTTCCTCTACGTCGTGGACCGGCCGTGGCGGAACACCCTCGGCGTGAGCGTCCTCGACTTCCTCCGCGGCTTCATCGGCCACATCGCCGAGGGGAGTCGCGAACTGGAGGACTTCTTCGAGCAGTTGGGCGAGGAGGCGGTCGTCCCCGTCACCGTCCTCTCGTTCCGCACCCCCGACGGCGCCGAGAAGGCGCGCTGGGTGCTCCCGATGATCCACCCCGGCCCGATGGGGGAGATCGGCGGCGGCAACCTCCCGGTCCGGGTCGCCGACGCGACCGAGGGGCTGGCGTTCCCGCCGCACGCGACCGCCGGCCACGACTTCAACCTCGTCACCGAGCGCGAGGTCGATACGGTCGTCGAGGCGGCCGACCGCGCCCACGAGCGGCTCACCTACTCGAGGGACGCGAGCCGCAGCGTCCGCGCGACCGCCGGCGAGGCGTCGCTGCTCTCGCAGGCGTTCGACGACGACGCGCTCTTGGTCAACACGTTCGCCCCCGGCTTCGCCGACGACGTCGAGTACGCGGTCGGGCTGTCGGCGGCCGCCGAGGCCCGCACCAGCGGACTCGACGACGTGTTGCTCGCGGACGCGCACAACTCCAACAACGGGCTGGACGGCCCGGACCTGGGCCACGTCACGCCCGGCTCGACGCGCTCGTTCGACATGATCCGCGCCGCCGGCGACGCGGGCGACCGGCTCGCGGTCGCCCCCCGCGGCGACCTCTCGGTCGGGGTCGCGTGGGAGCGCACCGACTGGACCCCCGAGGAGGGGATCGGCCCGCTCGGCATCCGGGCGATGGTGACGAGCGTCGACGCCGACCCCGCGGGTCCCGGCGCCGCCGGCGACTCGGGACCACAGACGACCGCGTACGTCCTCGTCGACGGGAACAACATGGAGCCGGGACTGCGCGACGTGCTCGTCGAGCGCGTCGTCGAGGGCGTCGGCGTCGACGAGGCGGAGGTGATGACGACCGACACGCACGTCGTCAACACCGTCGACGCCGACAACCAGGTGGGCGCCGTCGTCGACCACGACGAACTGGCCGACGTCGTCGCCGGCGTCGTCGCCGACGCGGCCGACGACACCGAGCCGGTGGAGTCGGGGATGGCGACCGAACACGCCGAGGTGACCGTCTTCGGCAACGACCGCACGGAGTCGCTCGCCAGCCACGCCAACGCGGCCGTCTCGATGGGCGGCGCGCTGGCGGCGGCGGTGGTGCTCGCGTCGCTGGCCATCTCGGTGTTGTTGTTCCTCGTCACCGGCGCGTGA
- a CDS encoding GMP synthase subunit A, which produces MSEPRIVVIDNHGQFTHLEGRALRDVGVDTEILDNDTDPAAVDADGIVLSGGPSMDRIGRCADYLDLDVPVLGICLGLQLIATELGGRVESGDYGGYADVDVRIVDEDDALVGSLAPETRTWASHADEVVEVPDGFHVTADSDVCGVEAMSDPDRDLYGVQWHPEVSHTERGEEVFENFVSICE; this is translated from the coding sequence ATGAGCGAGCCGCGCATCGTGGTCATCGACAACCACGGACAGTTCACGCACCTGGAGGGTCGCGCGCTGCGCGACGTGGGGGTCGACACCGAGATCCTCGACAACGACACCGACCCCGCAGCGGTCGACGCCGACGGCATCGTCCTCTCGGGCGGGCCGAGCATGGACCGTATCGGCCGCTGTGCCGACTACCTCGACCTCGACGTGCCCGTGCTGGGCATCTGTCTGGGGCTGCAGTTGATCGCCACCGAACTCGGCGGCCGCGTCGAGTCGGGCGACTACGGCGGCTACGCCGACGTCGACGTGCGGATCGTCGACGAGGACGACGCGCTCGTCGGGTCGCTGGCGCCCGAGACCCGGACGTGGGCGAGCCACGCCGACGAGGTCGTCGAGGTGCCCGACGGGTTCCACGTCACCGCCGACAGCGACGTCTGCGGCGTCGAGGCGATGAGCGACCCCGACCGCGACCTGTACGGCGTCCAGTGGCACCCGGAGGTGAGCCACACCGAGCGCGGCGAGGAAGTGTTCGAGAACTTCGTCTCGATCTGCGAGTAA
- a CDS encoding DUF7097 family protein, with the protein MERTPDGTPVGVDDPYEYAGRCDHLTDDGRCRFALDRYGDDPAFVAARRRADYACVAADEDADWVDCPHYRSTSDAKTCVRCGLTEVRIAHDERRPLIEEHHLSYGAGAGRSPSGSAAGRKPTDGDADRSLSHEITVGLCRWCHTKVHKSFARIDDDATPDPEAVAEREGRRTDELGELGFSTASERADDGE; encoded by the coding sequence ATGGAGCGAACGCCGGACGGCACGCCCGTCGGCGTCGACGACCCGTACGAGTACGCCGGCCGCTGTGACCACCTCACCGACGACGGCCGGTGTCGGTTCGCGCTCGACCGCTACGGCGACGACCCCGCGTTCGTGGCCGCGCGTCGGCGCGCCGACTACGCCTGCGTCGCCGCCGACGAGGACGCCGACTGGGTCGACTGCCCCCACTACCGCTCGACGAGCGACGCGAAAACGTGCGTCCGCTGTGGGCTGACGGAGGTGCGCATCGCCCACGACGAGCGCCGCCCGCTGATCGAAGAACACCACCTCTCGTACGGCGCGGGCGCGGGCCGTTCTCCGTCGGGATCCGCCGCCGGGCGAAAACCCACAGACGGCGACGCCGATCGGAGCCTCTCACACGAGATCACCGTCGGCCTGTGCCGGTGGTGTCACACGAAGGTCCACAAGTCGTTCGCGCGCATCGACGACGACGCCACGCCGGACCCGGAGGCCGTCGCCGAGCGCGAGGGGCGCCGCACCGACGAGTTGGGGGAGTTGGGCTTCTCGACGGCGAGCGAACGGGCCGACGACGGGGAGTAG
- a CDS encoding rubrerythrin-like domain-containing protein: MRSDPYQTGTVRTFECRECSTRTAATHSPGTCPECGGDLQDISVPRE; the protein is encoded by the coding sequence ATGCGTTCCGACCCCTATCAGACCGGCACGGTGCGCACGTTCGAGTGCCGGGAGTGCTCGACGCGCACAGCGGCGACGCACAGCCCCGGAACCTGTCCGGAGTGCGGCGGCGACCTCCAGGACATCAGCGTTCCGCGGGAGTGA
- a CDS encoding M48 family metalloprotease: MVDRSLALHTAATGFATLLFTGAFALAAAALVAPWLSVSPFLLAIPIVAIALVAQVRYVSRDLLAGTGARVVGRDEYPELHGRLDRLARGLDTTAPRLAVVDSGTPNSCSVAGAGTDTVVVSTGLLDACEDDELDAVLAHELAHLHNRDATVLTAAAFLPALVNGDYSLWRDLGLDDAPGARALVALVGGVALYALAAPSLPGTPGSATSLGSFVAAAVAVLLLGGVVLGVLATPVVFLARSLSRTREFAADRAAARLTGSPATLAALLERLGDAPAAPTADARGAARPTGGPERAPGLHGLCFLPGGFGDDGADGVGAGRDDRDDSDDADDGGFAVRVETRSHPTAADRVARLRDLAAAMERGED, encoded by the coding sequence ATGGTCGACCGCTCGCTCGCCCTCCACACCGCCGCGACGGGGTTCGCCACCCTCCTGTTCACCGGCGCGTTCGCGCTCGCCGCGGCCGCGCTGGTCGCCCCGTGGCTCTCCGTTTCGCCGTTCCTGCTTGCGATCCCGATCGTCGCGATCGCCCTCGTCGCACAGGTGCGCTACGTCAGCCGCGACCTCCTCGCGGGCACCGGCGCCCGCGTCGTCGGTCGCGACGAGTACCCGGAACTGCACGGCCGCCTCGACCGCCTCGCGCGGGGGCTGGACACGACGGCGCCGCGGCTCGCGGTCGTCGACAGCGGGACGCCGAACAGCTGTTCGGTCGCCGGCGCCGGCACCGACACCGTCGTCGTCTCGACGGGGCTGCTCGACGCCTGCGAGGACGACGAACTCGACGCCGTGCTCGCCCACGAGTTGGCCCACCTCCACAACCGCGACGCGACCGTACTCACGGCCGCCGCGTTCCTCCCGGCGCTGGTCAACGGCGACTACTCGCTGTGGCGCGACCTCGGGCTGGACGACGCGCCCGGCGCCCGCGCGCTCGTCGCGCTCGTCGGCGGGGTCGCCCTGTACGCGCTCGCGGCGCCGTCGCTCCCCGGGACGCCGGGGTCGGCGACGTCGCTCGGCTCGTTCGTCGCCGCCGCGGTCGCGGTGCTCCTGCTCGGCGGCGTCGTCCTCGGCGTGCTCGCGACGCCGGTGGTGTTCCTGGCGCGCTCGCTGTCGCGGACGCGGGAGTTCGCCGCCGACCGCGCGGCCGCCCGCCTCACCGGCTCGCCCGCGACGCTCGCGGCCCTGCTCGAACGCCTCGGCGACGCGCCGGCGGCGCCGACCGCGGACGCCCGCGGCGCCGCCCGCCCGACCGGCGGCCCCGAGCGTGCGCCGGGGCTGCACGGACTCTGCTTCCTCCCCGGCGGCTTCGGGGACGACGGTGCCGACGGCGTCGGGGCCGGCCGCGACGACCGCGACGACAGCGACGACGCGGACGACGGCGGCTTCGCCGTCCGCGTGGAGACCCGTTCGCACCCGACCGCCGCCGACCGCGTCGCCCGCCTGCGCGACCTCGCGGCGGCGATGGAGCGCGGCGAGGACTGA
- a CDS encoding DUF4129 domain-containing protein, which translates to MGYDPARVALALLAVGVVVVSTALFPAAGLGSYPAADRSGGLPGTVDGGAGGGGDAPATTPTDSTDSTDPSSTDGGADDPTATATPTPTATPTPEPAGGPDAGDGLGAVLGGASGAFFGLVAVLLIGSVGVALVLSGRFAAGSGIGGDLPAGRLPRIRFALRAVPQATMAVLVGAGSTAATVTSTVGSALGAVGGSAASGTGTLLAGFGRALAAVPTALGALSLPSLSLSGLFSGVGSTPGAAGRRPSGRTKRTGGDTAAGAAEPAEPAPPETVREAWRRFRASVPGRGKESWTPGDLARRAADRGYPRGPVDALTEAFRGIRYGNRPATADRRERALDAYDRLRRALDGSDDDAPDDGSAGDGAGTRTGGGDD; encoded by the coding sequence ATGGGATACGACCCCGCTCGTGTCGCCCTCGCCCTCCTCGCAGTCGGCGTCGTCGTGGTCTCGACGGCGCTGTTCCCGGCCGCCGGTCTCGGCTCCTACCCGGCCGCCGACCGGAGCGGCGGCCTCCCCGGGACCGTCGACGGCGGAGCGGGCGGCGGCGGCGATGCCCCGGCGACGACACCGACCGACAGCACCGACAGCACCGACCCGAGTTCGACCGACGGCGGCGCAGACGATCCGACGGCGACCGCCACGCCGACGCCCACCGCCACGCCGACGCCCGAGCCGGCGGGCGGTCCCGACGCCGGCGACGGACTCGGCGCGGTGCTGGGCGGCGCCTCCGGCGCGTTCTTCGGTCTCGTCGCCGTCCTCCTGATCGGGAGCGTCGGCGTCGCGCTGGTGCTGTCGGGGCGGTTCGCCGCCGGGTCGGGTATCGGCGGCGACCTCCCCGCGGGCCGGCTCCCCCGGATCCGGTTCGCGCTCCGCGCGGTGCCACAGGCGACGATGGCGGTGTTGGTGGGCGCCGGCTCGACCGCCGCGACGGTCACGAGCACGGTCGGCTCGGCGCTCGGCGCGGTCGGCGGGAGCGCCGCGTCGGGGACGGGGACGCTGCTGGCCGGGTTCGGCCGCGCGCTCGCCGCGGTGCCGACCGCCCTCGGCGCGCTGTCGCTCCCCTCGCTGTCGCTGTCCGGGCTGTTCTCCGGCGTCGGGTCGACGCCGGGCGCCGCGGGCCGGCGCCCGAGCGGCCGCACGAAGCGGACCGGCGGAGACACCGCGGCGGGCGCGGCCGAGCCGGCCGAGCCGGCGCCGCCGGAGACGGTCCGCGAGGCGTGGCGCCGCTTCCGCGCGTCGGTGCCGGGGCGGGGCAAAGAGTCGTGGACACCGGGGGACCTCGCCCGGCGGGCGGCCGACCGCGGCTACCCGCGCGGGCCGGTCGACGCGCTGACCGAGGCGTTCCGCGGGATCCGCTACGGGAACCGGCCCGCCACCGCCGACCGGCGCGAGCGCGCCCTCGACGCGTACGACCGTCTCCGGCGAGCGCTCGACGGGTCGGACGACGACGCCCCCGACGACGGATCCGCCGGCGACGGCGCCGGCACCCGCACCGGCGGGGGTGACGACTGA
- a CDS encoding DUF7269 family protein: MRSPESGAPLALATVAVVAGVGAVAVLLGLPGTWFLTGVGVQYVLWLFGIAVVCVAGWLVRDVIVPPPRRGSRVDGDPRRGWDAPLVGDEPERIELGDERPLGAAITVAAGDDDRLAREHGPEPAVARGRARRRLREVATAELAAAEGLSASTAERRIDAGEWTDDVRAAAYLSDGPTPSVPPVTRLRDWLAGERTARSVRATVRAVEALERRSRGAGGRTDGPRRSIRSERADAAAGDAADRSRTGDGTGDGAGGADAADPDSAPDREREGEHEREGGRERVYPKPAAEAVGEAWR; the protein is encoded by the coding sequence ATGCGGTCGCCGGAGTCGGGCGCGCCCCTCGCGCTCGCGACCGTCGCCGTCGTCGCCGGGGTCGGCGCCGTCGCCGTGCTACTGGGTCTCCCCGGGACGTGGTTCCTGACGGGGGTCGGCGTCCAGTACGTCCTGTGGCTGTTCGGCATCGCCGTCGTCTGCGTCGCCGGGTGGCTCGTGCGCGACGTGATCGTGCCGCCGCCGCGCCGGGGGTCGCGGGTGGACGGCGACCCGCGCCGCGGGTGGGACGCCCCGCTCGTCGGCGACGAGCCGGAGCGGATCGAACTCGGCGACGAGCGCCCGCTCGGCGCCGCGATCACGGTCGCCGCCGGCGACGACGACCGACTGGCGCGCGAGCACGGCCCGGAGCCGGCGGTGGCGCGGGGGCGGGCACGGCGACGGCTCCGCGAGGTCGCGACGGCGGAGCTGGCGGCCGCCGAGGGGCTGTCGGCGTCGACGGCCGAACGCCGGATCGACGCCGGGGAGTGGACCGACGACGTCCGGGCGGCCGCGTACCTCTCGGACGGGCCGACGCCGTCCGTGCCGCCGGTGACGCGGCTGCGCGACTGGCTCGCCGGCGAGCGGACCGCCCGGTCCGTGCGCGCCACCGTCCGGGCGGTCGAAGCCCTCGAACGCCGCTCGCGGGGCGCCGGCGGACGGACCGACGGCCCGCGGCGCTCGATCCGTTCGGAGCGGGCGGACGCCGCCGCGGGCGACGCGGCGGACCGGTCGCGGACGGGAGACGGAACTGGAGACGGCGCCGGCGGCGCCGACGCCGCCGACCCGGACTCGGCACCCGACCGCGAACGGGAGGGCGAGCACGAGCGGGAGGGCGGCCGCGAGCGAGTGTACCCGAAACCGGCCGCCGAGGCGGTCGGGGAGGCGTGGCGATGA
- a CDS encoding DUF58 domain-containing protein encodes MSVRTRSRWLPGLLAALACAFGGVVFGDPVVFLASGVGLAYAAYGAVAGEPAPGSLVVERRVSDEEPRAGDDVRVVCEAVNAGDTHLPDVRIVDETPEGVAVVDGSPRAGGTLAPGESLAAAYTLRARRGDHEFGECVAVARTLTGAGELRETAGGGDPLTVRSGGDALALREQTESAVGRVETDDAGEGVAFHSVRAYQHGDPVKRVDWRRFARTGELSTVEYREERAATVVLVVDVRGESRRVRAPGESDTGRLSRDAAVELAGELLSRNDAVGVAVWGAAGGYLPPSRDREVAARSIERLLADPARVPEDLDLRLRGLWQPDTLTRHLPGNAQVVCCTPLADDRPVEAAETWMAHGHPVTVVSPDPAGDSHGGRVAALERRRRARELRGFGARVADWSPDEPLAGAVARAGTRWSR; translated from the coding sequence ATGAGCGTCCGCACACGCAGTCGGTGGCTCCCGGGGCTGTTGGCGGCGCTGGCGTGCGCCTTCGGCGGCGTCGTGTTCGGCGACCCAGTGGTGTTCCTCGCCTCGGGCGTCGGGCTGGCGTACGCCGCCTACGGCGCCGTCGCGGGCGAGCCGGCCCCCGGATCGCTCGTCGTCGAGCGGCGGGTGAGCGACGAGGAGCCGCGGGCCGGCGACGACGTGCGCGTCGTCTGCGAGGCGGTCAACGCCGGCGACACCCACCTCCCGGACGTCCGGATCGTCGACGAGACGCCGGAGGGCGTCGCCGTCGTCGACGGGTCGCCCCGCGCGGGCGGGACGCTCGCGCCGGGGGAGTCGCTCGCCGCGGCGTACACCTTGCGCGCCCGCCGCGGCGACCACGAGTTCGGGGAGTGCGTCGCGGTCGCGCGGACGCTGACGGGCGCCGGCGAGCTACGGGAGACCGCGGGCGGCGGCGACCCCCTCACGGTTCGGTCGGGCGGCGACGCGCTCGCGCTGCGCGAGCAGACCGAGTCGGCCGTCGGCCGCGTCGAAACCGACGACGCCGGCGAGGGAGTCGCCTTCCACTCCGTGCGGGCGTACCAGCACGGCGACCCCGTCAAGCGCGTCGACTGGCGCCGGTTCGCGCGGACGGGCGAACTGTCCACCGTCGAGTACCGCGAGGAGCGCGCGGCGACGGTCGTGCTCGTGGTCGACGTGCGCGGCGAGAGCCGTCGCGTCCGCGCGCCGGGGGAGTCCGACACCGGGCGGCTGAGCCGCGACGCGGCCGTCGAACTGGCCGGCGAACTGCTGTCGCGCAACGACGCCGTCGGCGTCGCCGTCTGGGGCGCGGCGGGCGGCTACCTCCCGCCGAGCCGCGACCGCGAGGTCGCCGCCCGGAGTATCGAGCGGCTGCTCGCGGACCCGGCGCGCGTCCCGGAGGACCTCGACCTCCGGCTGCGCGGGCTGTGGCAGCCCGACACGCTCACGCGGCACCTGCCCGGGAACGCGCAGGTCGTCTGCTGTACCCCGCTGGCGGACGACCGGCCCGTCGAGGCGGCGGAGACGTGGATGGCCCACGGCCACCCCGTCACCGTCGTGTCGCCGGACCCGGCGGGCGACAGCCACGGCGGGCGCGTCGCCGCGCTCGAACGCCGTCGTCGCGCGCGCGAACTCCGCGGGTTCGGCGCCCGGGTGGCCGATTGGTCGCCCGACGAGCCGCTGGCTGGCGCGGTCGCCCGCGCGGGGACGAGGTGGTCGCGGTGA
- a CDS encoding DUF7519 family protein: MAVGPAAPRGRARRRRRGPRTRVGGVRAGGRAGRRRGRRRGRRGRRGGRLRRGRTGARRRRGGARTRPDGRRRDDAAGRRGRRARRDASVPRAGGVARRSRPRRRGGARPGAARRVGARRPAGAPVDRTGGRATARPGDPDSRTAARAGPLPAAGGRRGRGAAGARRAALVLGRAARPARRRAGAGRPVRGGAVPRPRRRARGGTAARRRPARGTGPARRARAGRRRRRRPAAGARRRRRRRGPRRRARGRRARRARGDGVARVGGGRGRRLRRAGRPGRRHVGRVQLLAAGGRRARRRVRARAGGGDAHRRPRLRGVLPDRGAGFALAAGAGLAGTIAAGVGGAAPPAVFAGVALALVAWSAGETAAGLGAQLGRDADTAATEYARVAGPVGVGVLAALALSAVAYLGPPVAVTPDRAAPALLLLFVALLALTARIGLDAE; this comes from the coding sequence GTGGCGGTCGGTCCGGCGGCTCCCCGAGGGCGGGCGCGACGCCGCCGTCGGGGGCCTCGGACTCGGGTTGGCGGTGTACGCGCTGGCGGCCGCGCCGGGCGTCGTCGCGGTCGCCGGCGGGGGCGCCGCGGGCGTCGCGGTGGCCGCCTGCGCCGCGGTCGGACTGGCGCTCGTCGCCGCCGAGGGGGCGCTCGGACTCGGCCGGACGGCCGACGCCGTGACGACGCCGCTGGCCGTCGCGGCCGCCGCGCCCGTCGCGACGCTAGTGTTCCTCGCGCCGGCGGTGTCGCTCGGCGGTCCCGTCCTCGACGCCGCGGCGGCGCTCGTCCCGGGGCTGCTCGGCGGGTCGGTGCTCGTCGCCCTGCTGGCGCTCCAGTTGACCGGACTGGCGGCCGCGCTACTGCTCGCCCCGGCGATCCGGACTCTCGAACGGCTGCTCGGGCCGGACCGCTACCGGCCGCCGGCGGTCGCCGCGGCCGCGGCGCTGCGGGTGCGCGACGTGCCGCGCTGGTACTGGGTCGCGCTGCTCGTCCAGCTCGTCGTCGTGCCGGGGCTGGGCGACCCGTTCGCGGGGGTGCTGTACCGCGTCCCCGTCGTCGCGCCCGCGGTGGAACTGCTGCTCGACGGCGGCCTGCTCGCGGGACTGGGCCTGCTCGTCGCGCTCGGGCTGGCCGCCGTCGTCGTCGCCGGCCGGCTGCAGGCGCTCGTCGTCGACGTCGCCGGCGAGGACCCCGGCGACGCGCTCGGGGCCGCCGCGCCCGCCGCGCTCGGGGTGACGGTGTTGCTCGTGTCGGCGGCGGCCGCGGCCGCCGGCTTCGGCGGGCCGGTCGTCCCGGGCGTCGGCACGTCGGTCGCGTACAGCTCCTGGCTGCTGGTGGTCGCCGCGCCCGTCGGCGTGTTCGCGCTCGTGCGGGCGGCGGCGACGCTCACCGGCGACCCCGCCTTCGAGGGGTCCTCCCCGACCGTGGCGCGGGCTTCGCGCTCGCCGCCGGTGCCGGACTCGCCGGGACGATCGCCGCGGGCGTCGGCGGCGCCGCGCCGCCGGCGGTGTTCGCCGGCGTCGCGCTCGCGCTCGTCGCGTGGAGCGCCGGCGAGACCGCCGCGGGGCTGGGCGCCCAGCTCGGCCGCGACGCCGACACCGCGGCGACCGAGTACGCCCGCGTCGCGGGACCGGTCGGCGTCGGCGTGCTCGCGGCGCTGGCGCTGTCGGCGGTGGCGTACCTCGGGCCGCCGGTCGCGGTCACGCCCGACAGGGCGGCGCCGGCGCTGTTGTTGCTGTTCGTCGCGCTGCTGGCGCTCACAGCCCGGATCGGGCTGGACGCGGAGTAG
- a CDS encoding DUF192 domain-containing protein codes for MRLIHRSGAIDPEAGDPTPPRERVLASDVEVADSLVSQTRGLMFRRSVPDDYALVFRFDGTDSRSLHMLFVPFAIDAVWLVEGEVTKVKRLRPWIGLGWGTADTVVELPAGAADGVEPGDTVEIVE; via the coding sequence GTGCGACTGATCCACCGGTCGGGAGCGATCGACCCCGAGGCGGGCGACCCGACGCCCCCCCGCGAGCGGGTGCTCGCGTCGGACGTCGAGGTGGCCGACTCGCTGGTGTCGCAGACGCGGGGGCTGATGTTCCGCCGGTCGGTGCCCGACGACTACGCGCTCGTGTTCCGCTTCGACGGCACCGACTCCCGGAGCCTCCACATGCTGTTCGTCCCGTTCGCCATCGACGCCGTCTGGCTCGTGGAGGGCGAGGTGACGAAGGTGAAACGCCTCCGCCCGTGGATCGGACTCGGGTGGGGGACCGCCGACACCGTGGTCGAACTCCCGGCCGGCGCGGCCGACGGCGTCGAACCGGGCGACACCGTCGAGATCGTCGAGTGA